The DNA region TTTGTCCCGAAATGGGGTAGACATTCACGATTATGGCCTTATTTATCCCTACTTGTGGGATTATGCTCAGTTTCCGACACGCACGCGGCGGCCGTTGACGCCGCTGCAGGAGATTACAGCATGATTCTTCCGAATACAGGGAGGTTATTACACTGATGAGCGACGAAAGCCTCACCACGCAGGAAATCCTTTTGGACAACGAGGAAGACGCGCGCAAGGTGGAGGAAGCCTTGAACGAATCCGGCGAGACCACCATGGAGATTCCGGCCGAGATGCCGGTGCTTCCGGTGCGCGATATCGTGGTGTTCAACTACATGATTCTCCCTCTCTTCGTGGGACGGGAGAAGTCCGTTGCCGCGGTGGACGCGGCGCTGAACTCCAACCGGTTCATCACCATCCTCACCCAGCGTGACGAAAACGTGGACGAGCCCGGTCCCGACGATCTGTACGACGTCGGCACCGTGGCCATGATCATGCGCATGCTCAAGATGCCCGACGGCCGGCTCAAGGTTCTGGTCCAGGGCGTCTCTCGGGCAAAGGTCCTCGAGTTCACTTCCACGGAGCCGCATATCCAGGCCCGTGTGGAGACCCTTCCCGAACCTGAGATCGAAGACCTCTCCCTGGAGCAGATTGCGCTCATGCGCGCCGCCAAGGAGCAGAGCGAGAAGATTCTTTCCCTGCGGGGAATCTCGCCCTCCGACATCATGGCTGTGCTGAACAACGTAAACGATCCCGGTCGCCTGGCCGACCTCATCGCCTCCAACCTGCGGCTCTCCCAGCAGGACGCCCAGGCCATTCTGGAGGAGCGCGACCCCATGCGCCGGCTCTCGCTGGTGAACGACCAGCTTGTGCGCGAGCTGGAGCTGGCCACCATGCAGGCCAAGATCCAGTCCTCGGCCAAGGAGGGCATGGACAAGGCGCAGAAGGACTTCTTCCTGCGCGAGCAGATGAAGGCCATCCGCAAGGAGCTGGGCGAGGAAGGCGAGGAGTCCGAGGAGTTCGAGCAGCTCCAGGAAGCTCTGGACAAGGCCGGTCTGCCCAAGGACGTGAAAAAGGAGGCCGACAAGCAGCTCAAGCGGCTCACCTCCATGCACCCGGACTCCTCCGAGGCCACGGTGGTGCGCACGTACCTGGACTGGCTCATCGAGCTGCCGTGGAAGAAGACCTCGCGCGACAGGCTGGACATCAAGAAGGCGCACACGATTCTGGACGAGGACCACTACGACCTGCAGAAGGTCAAGGACCGCATCCTGGAGTACCTCTCGGTGCGCAAGCTGAACCCAAAGATGAAGGGCCCGATCCTCTGCTTTGTGGGTCCTCCCGGCGTGGGCAAGACCTCGCTCGGACGCTCCATCGCACGCGCCCTGAACCGCAAGTTCGTGCGCATGTCCCTGGGCGGCATGCGGGATGAGGCCGAGATCCGCGGCCACCGCCGCACCTACATCGGCTCCATGCCCGGCCGGATCATCCAGTCCATCAAGCAGGCCGGAACGCGCAACCCGGTCATCATGCTGGACGAGATCGACAAGATCGGCACGGACTTCCGCGGCGATCCCTCCTCCGCGCTTCTGGAGGTGCTGGACCCGGAGCAGAACCACTCCTTCTCCGACCACTACCTCAACGTGCCGTTCGACCTCTCCAAGGTGATGTTCGTCTGCACGGCCAACGTGCTGGACACCATCCCCTCGGCTCTGCTGGACCGCATGGAGACCATCCAGATCCCCGGCTACACCGAGCAGGAGAAGATCAAGATCGCCAAGCGCTACATCCTGCCGCGGCAGGCCGAGACCAACGGCCTCAAGCCCGAGGATGTGGACATCTCCGAGTCCGCGCTCTCCAGGCTGGTGCGCGAGTACACCCGCGAGGCAGGACTGCGAAATCTGGAACGCCAGGTAGGTTCCGTATTCCGCAAGCTGGCGCGGCGCAAGGCAGAGGGCGAGAAGGGACCGTTCAAGGTCACGCCCACCTCGCT from Oceanidesulfovibrio marinus includes:
- the lon gene encoding endopeptidase La, producing MSDESLTTQEILLDNEEDARKVEEALNESGETTMEIPAEMPVLPVRDIVVFNYMILPLFVGREKSVAAVDAALNSNRFITILTQRDENVDEPGPDDLYDVGTVAMIMRMLKMPDGRLKVLVQGVSRAKVLEFTSTEPHIQARVETLPEPEIEDLSLEQIALMRAAKEQSEKILSLRGISPSDIMAVLNNVNDPGRLADLIASNLRLSQQDAQAILEERDPMRRLSLVNDQLVRELELATMQAKIQSSAKEGMDKAQKDFFLREQMKAIRKELGEEGEESEEFEQLQEALDKAGLPKDVKKEADKQLKRLTSMHPDSSEATVVRTYLDWLIELPWKKTSRDRLDIKKAHTILDEDHYDLQKVKDRILEYLSVRKLNPKMKGPILCFVGPPGVGKTSLGRSIARALNRKFVRMSLGGMRDEAEIRGHRRTYIGSMPGRIIQSIKQAGTRNPVIMLDEIDKIGTDFRGDPSSALLEVLDPEQNHSFSDHYLNVPFDLSKVMFVCTANVLDTIPSALLDRMETIQIPGYTEQEKIKIAKRYILPRQAETNGLKPEDVDISESALSRLVREYTREAGLRNLERQVGSVFRKLARRKAEGEKGPFKVTPTSLHKLLGAPTFLDEEREKELPPGVAVGLAWTPYGGEILHIEASTMPGKGHLTLTGKLGDVMKESAQAAMTYARARAETLDIDPQFFEKRDIHIHVPAGATPKDGPSAGIALVTALVSALSGKPIYSELAMTGEITLRGRVLPVGGIKEKILAAVAHGMKEVAIPKQNKKDLEDVPAELRRKLKIRYIEHIDEIWPAAWHMEVKK